One Xiphophorus hellerii strain 12219 chromosome 1, Xiphophorus_hellerii-4.1, whole genome shotgun sequence DNA segment encodes these proteins:
- the dip2ba gene encoding disco-interacting protein 2 homolog B-A isoform X1, translating into MADRGVDLSALPKEVRDQLAELDLELSEGDITQKGYEKKRAKLLASYIPQLPKAELSLPDVQPSPSHSANPSPSPEAPGPSTSSASRHHRAHRSGGARDERYRSDIHTEAVQAALAKHREEKMALPMPTKRRSYFVQSPIDNCTPPDTSSASEDEGSLRRKAALSAVLAQTLQSPDYWINRSVQSSSTSSSASSTLSHGEPKTQPQPQPQPQLQPGASVLADVLAHTRIENSVPPDVTSSTPQERGSRVDLPPAVRGMSRGQSRSSMLDTADGKRKGVPVSSRVSTKIQQLLNTLKRPKRPPLSEYFLDDSEEIVEVPRPDPNTPKPEGRQIIPVKGEPLGVVSNWPPALQAALARWGATQAKSPALTALDITGKPLYTLTYGKLWSRSLKLAYTLLNKLGTKTEPVLQTGDRVALVYPNSDPGMFWVAFYGCLLAEVIPVPIEVPLSRQDAGSQQIGFLLGSCGVSLALTSEVCLKGLPKTQNGEIVQFKGWPRMKWVVTDTKYLTKPSKDWQPHIPTANTDTAYIEYKASKEGTVMGVAVSKIAMLTHCQALTQACNYCEGETLVNVLDCKKDMGLWHGVLTSVMNRIHTITVPYAVMKACPMSWVQRVHIHKARVALVKCRDLHWAMMAHKDQKDINLSSIRMLIVADGANPWSVSSCDAFLNVFQSHGLRPEVICPCATSPEALTVAIRRPGARGAPLPARAILSMGGLSHGVIRVNTEDKNSALTVQDVGHIMPGALMCIVKPDGPPQLCKTDEIGEIVINSRAGGTMYYGLPGVTKNTFEVIPVNQAGAPIGEIPFARTGLLGFVGPGSLVFVVGKIEGLLMVSGRRHNADDLVATALAVEPVKTVYRGRIAVFSVTVFYDERIVIVAEQRPDASEEDSFQWMSRVLQAIDGIHQVGLYCLALVQANTLPKTPLGGIHICETKQSFLDGNLHPCNILMCPHTCVTNMPKPRQKQPVDVGPASMLVGNLVAGKRIAQAMGRELGVVEDQDLIRKHQFLSEALQWRAQTDPDHVLYILLNSKGVPVCTATCAQLHKRAEKITATLIERGGLNTGDNVVLLYPPGIDLIAAFYGCLYAGVIPVTVRPPHPQNLAATLPTVRMIIDVSKAACILTTQPLMRILRSREAAASVNVKTWPTIIDTDDLPRKRPPQIYKPPTAEMLAYLDFSVSTTGMLTGVKMSHAAISTLCRSIKLQCELYSSRQIAICLDPYCGLGFVLWCLSSVYSGHQSILIPPLELETSLPVWLSTLSQYKIRDTFCSYSVMELCTKGLGTQSEMLKARGLNLSCVRSCVVVAEERPRLALSQSFSKLFKDLGLSPRAVSTAFGSRVNLAIGLQGTSGPDPSTVYVDMKSLRHDRVRLVEKGAPQSLPLMESGTILPGVRVIIVNPETRGPLGDSHLGEIWVNSPHSASGYYTIYGEESLQADHFNTKLSFGDPQTLWSRTGYLGFIKRTELLDASGDRHDALFVVGSLDETLELRGLRYHPIDIETSVSRAHRSIAESAVFTWTNLLVVVAELSGSEQEALDLVPLVTNVVLEEHHLIVGVVVIVDPGVIPINSRGEKQRMHLRDSFLADQLDPIYVAYNM; encoded by the exons GTGACATCACACAGAAGGGctatgaaaagaaaagagccAAGTTGCTGGCCTCCTACATCCCTCAGCTGCCAA AAGCGGAACTTTCTCTGCCAGATGTCCAGCCTTCCCCAAGCCACAGTGCCAACCCCAGCCCAAGTCCTGAGGCCCCGGGCCCCTCCACCTCCTCAGCCTCTAGACACCATCGTGCACATCGCAGTGGAGGGGCCAGAGATGAGCGCTACAGATCAG ACATCCACACAGAAGCTGTGCAGGCAGCTCTGGCTAAACACAGAGAGGAGAAGATGGCACTGCCCATGCCGACCAAGAGACGCTCATACTTCGTCCAGTCTCCCATAGATAACTGCACACCTCCAG ATACATCCTCTGCATCAGAGGATGAAGGCTCGCTGCGCAGAAAGGCGGCTCTCAGCGCCGTGCTCGCCCAGACCCTCCAGAGCCCCGATTACTGGATCAACCGCTCCGTCCAAAGTTCTTCCACTTCCTCATCTGCTTCCTCCACCCTCTCCCATGGAGAGCCCAAGACTCAGCCTCAGCCCCAGCCTCAGCCCCAGCTTCAGCCCGGGGCCTCAGTGCTGGCTGATGTCCTGGCCCACACGCGCATAG AAAACAGCGTCCCCCCAGACGTGACCTCCTCCACTCCACAGGAGAGAGGATCCAGAGTGGACCTTCCTCCAGCCGTCAGGGGCATGAGCCGCGGTCAGAGCCGCTCCAGCATGCTGGATACAGCTGACG gaaaaagaaaag GCGTGCCGGTCAGCAGCCGGGTGTCCACCAAGATCCAGCAGCTGTTGAACACTCTTAAACGGCCCAAACGGCCCCCGCTCAGCGAATACTTCCTTGACGACTCAGAGGAAATTGTAGAAG TTCCGCGGCCAGATCCCAACACCCCTAAGCCTGAGGGGCGTCAAATCATCCCAGTGAAGGGAGAACCTCTTGGAGTGGTCAGCAACTGGCCTCCTGCCCTACAGGCCGCCTTGGCCCGATGGGGGGCCACGCAGGCTAAGAGCCCTGCCCTCACTGCCCTGGACATCACCGGCAAACCCCTCTATACACTCACATATG GTAAACTATGGAGTCGCAGTTTAAAGCTGGCTTATACTCTGCTGAACAAACTGGGGACAAAGACTGAGCCTGTCCTACAAACTGGTGATCGG GTGGCGTTGGTGTATCCAAACAGTGACCCTGGAATGTTCTGGGTGGCTTTCTATGGCTGCCTGTTAGCTGAGGTCATTCCTGTCCCCATTGAGGTGCCGCTGTCGCGTCAG GATGCAGGCAGCCAGCAGATTGGCTTCCTGTTGGGCAGCTGTGGTGTGAGTTTGGCGCTGACCAGTGAGGTGTGCCTCAAAGGGCTGCCCAAGACCCAGAATGGGGAGATCGTCCAGTTCAAAG GGTGGCCGAGAATGAAATGGGTCGTCACCGACACAAAGTACCTGACCAAACCATCCAAAGACTGGCAGCCTCACATTCCCACCGCCAACACGGACACAGCCTACATAGAG TATAAAGCGAGTAAGGAGGGAACGGTGATGGGAGTTGCCGTTTCCAAGATCGCCATGCTGACACACTGTCAAGCCCTGACTCAGGCCTGTAACTACTGTGAAG GGGAGACGCTGGTCAACGTGTTGGATTGTAAGAAGGACATGGGCCTGTGGCACGGCGTCCTAACG AGTGTTATGAACAGAATTCACACCATCACTGTGCCGTATGCCGTCATGAAAGCCTGTCCCATGTCCTGGGTGCAGAGAGTGCACATCCACAAAG CACGTGTTGCCTTGGTGAAGTGCAGGGACCTTCACTGGGCCATGATGGCCCACAAGGATCAGAAGGACATCAACCTGTCTTCTATACGAATGCTAATAGTGGCTGATGGGGCAAATCCAT GGTCCGTCTCATCGTGCGATGCGTTCCTAAATGTGTTCCAGTCTCATGGTCTGAGGCCGGAAGTTATCTGTCCATGTGCCACCTCCCCCGAGGCTCTGACTGTGGCCATACGCAG ACCTGGCGCCCGTGGAGCTCCTCTCCCAGCCAGGGCCATCCTGTCCATGGGTGGGCTGAGCCACGGCGTCATCAGGGTCAACACGGAGGACAAGAACTCTGCTCTGACTGTGCAAGATGTCGGCCACATTATGCCCGGAG CCCTGATGTGCATAGTGAAGCCAGACGGGCCGCCGCAGCTGTGCAAGACGGATGAGATTGGAGAGATAGTGATCAACTCTCGGGCTGGAGGAACGATGTACTACGGCCTTCCTGGTGTCACCAAGAACACATTCGAG GTTATCCCTGTCAACCAGGCTGGAGCGCCCATAGGAGAAATTCCCTTCGCTCGGACCGGTTTACTGGGATTTGTGGGACCG GGGAGTCTTGTGTTTGTCGTGGGAAAGATTGAGGGACTGCTGATGGTGAGCGGGCGACGCCACAATGCTGACGACCTGGTAGCCACCGCCCTGGCAGTGGAGCCTGTCAAAACAGTTTACAGGGGGAG GATTGCTGTGTTCTCAGTGACAGTGTTTTATGATGAGAGGATAGTGATTGTGGCAGAGCAGAGACCTGACGCCAGTGAGGAAGACAGCTTCCAGTGGATGAGTCGAGTACTGCAG GCCATCGACGGCATCCATCAGGTTGGCCTTTACTGCCTCGCTCTTGTGCAAGCCAACACCCTCCCAAAAACCCCGCTAGGAGGAATCCACATCTGTGAAACCAAGCAGAGTTTCCTGGACGGTAACCTGCATCCCTGCAACATCCTCATGTGTCCGCATACGTGTGTAACAAACATGCCCAAGCCTCGACAGAAACAGCCAG TGGATGTTGGTCCGGCTTCTATGCTTGTTGGGAACCTGGTGGCAGGGAAGCGAATCGCTCAGGCCATGGGCAGAGAGCTGGGTGTGGTGGAGGATCAGGACCTCATTCGAAAG cacCAGTTCCTGTCTGAAGCTTTGCAGTGGAGAGCCCAAACCGACCCTGATCACGTTCTCTACATTCTGCTGAACTCTAAG GGTGTCCCAGTGTGCACGGCAACATGTGCACAGCTTCACAAAAGAGCAGAGAAAATCACAGCCACTCTCATAGAAAGAGGAGGCCTCAACACGGGTGACAATGTGGTGCTGCTTTATCCTCCAG GTATTGACCTGATTGCTGCCTTCTACGGCTGCCTCTACGCAGGGGTGATCCCCGTGACCGTGAGGCCGCCGCACCCCCAGAATCTGGCTGCTACGCTCCCCACAGTCCGCATGATCATTGAC GTGAGCAAAGCAGCCTGCATCCTCACCACTCAGCCTCTCATGAGGATCCTCAGGTCCAGGGAGGCCGCCGCCAGCGTTAACGTCAAAACATGGCCGACGATCATTGATACAG ATGATCTTCCCAGGAAGCGTCCTCCACAAATCTACAAGCCTCCTACTGCTGAGATGCTGGCCTACTTGGACTTCAGTGTGTCTACCACAGGCATGTTGACTGGAGTCaag ATGTCTCACGCGGCCATCAGCACTCTTTGCCGCTCCATCAAGCTGCAGTGTGAGCTTTACTCCTCACGCCAAATAGCCATCTGCCTGGACCCGTACTGCGGCCTGGGCTTTGTCCTGTGGTGCCTCtccag TGTTTACTCAGGTCACCAGTCTATCCTTATTCCTCCGCTGGAGCTGGAGACCTCGCTGCCTGTGTGGCTGAGCACGCTCAGTCAGTACAAGATCAGAGACACCTTCTGCTCCTACTCCGTCATGGAGCTGTGCACCAAAGGCCTCGGCACGCAGAGCGAGATGCTGAAG gctCGGGGTCTCAACCTGTCATGTGTGCGAAGCTGTGTGGTGGTGGCTGAGGAGCGACCCCGCCTGGCGCTCTCGCAGTCCTTCTCCAAGCTATTCAAAGACCTGGGCCTGTCGCCTCGGGCCGTCAGCACCGCCTTTGGCTCCAGGGTCAATCTGGCCATCGGCCTGCAG GGGACTTCTGGACCAGATCCCTCCACCGTTTATGTTGACATGAAGTCCCTGCGTCACGACAG agtgCGACTGGTTGAAAAAGGAGCGCCACAGAGTCTTCCGCTCATGGAGTCAGGCACT ATCCTGCCAGGAGTCAGAGTCATCATAGTTAACCCAGAGACCAGGGGCCCGCTGGGAGACTCGCATCTTGGAGAG ATCTGGGTGAACTCCCCTCACAGCGCCAGCGGGTATTACACCATCTACGGAGAGGAGAGTCTGCAGGCGGATCATTTCAACACCAAACTCAGCTTTGGGGACCCCCAGACCCTCTGGTCCAGGACGGGATACCTGGGCTTCATCAAGAGAACGGAGCTGCTGGACGCGAGCGGAG ATCGCCATGATGCCTTGTTTGTTGTTGGCTCTCTGGATGAAACTTTGGAGTTAAGGGGGCTGCGCTATCACCCCATCGACATCGAGACGTCTGTGTCCCGAGCTCACCGCAGCATCGCAGAGAG CGCTGTGTTTACATGGACCaacctgctggtggtggtggcagAGCTCAGCGGCTCCGAGCAGGAGGCCCTGGACCTGGTGCCGCTCGTCACCAACGTGGTCCTGGAGGAGCACCACCTCATCGTCGGGGTGGTCGTCATCGTGGACCCCGGGGTGATCCCCATCAACTCCAGGGGGGAGAAGCAGAGGATGCACCTGCGGGACTCCTTCCTGGCAGACCAACTGGACCCCATCTACGTGGCCTACAACATGTGA